A single Chloroflexota bacterium DNA region contains:
- the tilS gene encoding tRNA lysidine(34) synthetase TilS — translation MRADDSRLVGAIRRRVSDALVEHDLAGRRILVALSGGPDSLTLLHALHSARNDCGLTLYGAHLNHRLRGAESDADAEFAVSTFAQIGIPFTCESADVAAYRDKRRLSLEDAARQVRYAFLADAAEQYGADAIALGHTADDQAETVLMHIIRGSGLDGIRGMQTLDTRRIAGMSERKGDGKDKAIALFRPLLSATRAQTHAYCAALGLTPRIDSSNTSPEFLRNRVRLELMPLLEQLNPSMQAALLRLARNATQDSDYIREHAAAMWGDVAQLTGDGHSKVVALNTAALRHEHPAIQSYVLRHAIEAVGGEITQRSILDATRLLSSAPGKMLNLPGRLCFTTDYGKAFIGNADALDERLSSLPKLRGEFPLTVPGEVQTGVWRIRATIEELKAPEHEKTVADARKIAASAEWQDGTTIVESLDLDSVGSGLRIRARQPGDRFQPLGMAGSKSLRAFMIDARVPRRWREGLPLLVSERGIVCVPAWRIADWARITDTTKRVLRLEVNYAS, via the coding sequence ATGCGGGCGGATGATAGCCGTCTTGTCGGCGCAATTCGGCGGCGCGTCTCCGACGCTCTAGTAGAACACGACCTTGCGGGCAGGCGCATTCTCGTCGCGCTGTCCGGCGGTCCCGACTCCCTGACACTGCTGCATGCCTTGCATAGCGCGCGAAACGACTGTGGGCTGACCCTGTACGGCGCGCACCTCAACCATAGACTGCGCGGCGCGGAATCGGATGCAGACGCAGAGTTCGCGGTGTCCACATTCGCGCAAATCGGCATCCCATTCACCTGCGAAAGTGCGGATGTTGCCGCGTATCGTGATAAGCGCAGATTATCTCTCGAAGATGCGGCGCGGCAAGTGCGCTACGCTTTCCTCGCCGATGCAGCCGAACAGTACGGCGCGGATGCCATCGCGCTCGGACACACGGCGGACGACCAGGCGGAGACCGTGCTGATGCATATAATTCGCGGCAGTGGCTTGGACGGCATACGCGGAATGCAGACGCTGGACACGCGGCGCATCGCTGGGATGAGCGAGCGCAAGGGCGATGGCAAGGACAAGGCAATCGCGTTGTTCCGCCCGCTGTTGAGTGCGACTCGCGCACAGACTCATGCATACTGCGCCGCGCTAGGTCTGACACCGCGCATTGATTCATCGAACACATCGCCGGAGTTTCTGCGAAACCGCGTCCGCTTGGAGCTAATGCCCTTGCTGGAACAGCTGAACCCGTCAATGCAAGCGGCGCTGCTGCGTCTGGCGCGAAACGCCACGCAAGACAGCGATTACATTCGAGAACACGCCGCCGCCATGTGGGGCGATGTGGCACAACTGACCGGCGACGGACACAGCAAGGTCGTAGCACTAAACACCGCCGCGCTGCGCCACGAACATCCCGCGATTCAAAGCTATGTGCTGCGTCACGCCATCGAAGCAGTCGGTGGCGAAATAACGCAACGGAGCATCCTAGACGCGACACGCCTATTAAGCAGCGCGCCCGGCAAGATGTTGAACCTGCCCGGACGATTGTGCTTCACAACAGACTACGGCAAGGCGTTCATCGGCAATGCTGACGCGCTCGATGAGCGGCTGTCGTCGTTGCCCAAACTGCGCGGCGAGTTTCCGCTTACAGTGCCGGGTGAAGTTCAGACGGGCGTTTGGCGAATCAGAGCTACCATAGAAGAATTAAAAGCACCCGAACATGAAAAGACGGTCGCCGATGCACGCAAAATCGCCGCGTCTGCAGAATGGCAAGACGGCACGACAATCGTGGAGTCGCTGGACCTCGACAGCGTAGGCAGCGGGCTGCGGATACGGGCACGACAGCCGGGGGACAGGTTCCAGCCGTTAGGCATGGCAGGTAGCAAGTCGCTGCGAGCGTTCATGATAGACGCGCGGGTGCCACGAAGATGGCGCGAAGGCTTGCCGCTGCTGGTATCCGAGCGCGGAATAGTGTGCGTTCCCGCCTGGCGCATCGCAGACTGGGCGCGCATCACGGATACGACGAAGCGCGTGCTGCGGCTTGAAGTAAATTATGCCTCGTGA
- the recA gene encoding recombinase RecA: protein MAKRSGTNSKITRLNTEADKEKALELALGQIDKHFGSGAVMKLGDSMTDDFSGAISTGSISLDVALGVGGVPRGRVVEIYGAESSGKTTLAYHVMANAQEEGGTAAYIDAEHALDPAYAAKCGVDIEELLVSQPDTAEQGLEICEYLVRSGAVDIVVVDSVAALVPRAELEGDMGDTHVGLQARLMSQALRKLTSAISRSNTCVIFINQLREKVGVFFGNPEVTPGGRALKFYSSVRVDLRRTESIKQGSDVMGNRVRARIVKNKVAPPFRVAEFDIMYSEGISKYGELLDIGVDEGIIRKSGSFYSYGDIRLGQGRENSKIFLTENFGISSEIEEQVRRKLSPQIIIEDASEDDDSVPLTVIGD, encoded by the coding sequence ATGGCGAAGCGGAGCGGGACGAATAGTAAGATTACCAGGCTGAACACGGAAGCCGACAAAGAAAAGGCGCTGGAGCTCGCCTTGGGGCAGATTGATAAGCACTTCGGCAGCGGCGCGGTGATGAAGCTTGGCGACTCTATGACAGACGACTTTTCCGGCGCGATTTCCACCGGCTCAATTTCGCTGGATGTAGCGCTAGGCGTGGGCGGCGTGCCGCGCGGTCGCGTTGTCGAGATTTACGGCGCGGAATCGTCCGGCAAGACCACGCTCGCCTATCATGTGATGGCGAATGCGCAAGAAGAAGGCGGCACCGCGGCGTACATCGACGCGGAGCACGCGCTTGATCCCGCATATGCGGCGAAATGCGGCGTTGACATCGAGGAACTGCTAGTGTCGCAGCCGGACACTGCCGAGCAAGGCTTGGAAATATGCGAATACCTCGTCCGCAGCGGCGCGGTGGACATCGTTGTTGTGGACAGTGTGGCGGCACTGGTGCCGCGCGCTGAACTTGAAGGCGATATGGGCGACACTCATGTCGGTCTGCAGGCGCGGCTGATGTCTCAGGCGCTACGCAAGCTGACATCCGCGATAAGCCGCTCGAACACCTGCGTGATATTCATCAACCAGCTTCGTGAGAAAGTTGGGGTATTCTTCGGCAATCCGGAAGTTACGCCGGGCGGTCGTGCGCTTAAGTTCTACAGCTCGGTGCGCGTGGACTTGCGCCGGACGGAATCCATCAAGCAGGGCAGCGACGTGATGGGCAATCGCGTGCGTGCGCGCATCGTCAAGAACAAGGTCGCGCCGCCGTTCCGCGTGGCAGAGTTCGACATTATGTACAGCGAGGGCATCAGCAAATACGGTGAGTTGCTGGACATTGGCGTGGACGAGGGCATCATCCGTAAGAGCGGTTCGTTCTACTCCTACGGCGACATCCGGCTCGGGCAGGGACGCGAAAACTCCAAGATATTCCTGACCGAAAACTTCGGCATATCATCCGAAATCGAGGAGCAAGTCCGCCGCAAGCTCTCGCCGCAAATCATCATCGAAGACGCGTCAGAAGACGATGATTCCGTGCCGCTGACGGTGATTGGAGATTAG
- a CDS encoding LLM class F420-dependent oxidoreductase, translating to MEFGFGVPSRGPLASLENIVTLAQQGEQMGFDILSVSDHIVVPTSIDSIYPYNDTGEFVSSASGEYMEQLVTISYLAGITSTIKLLTSVMVLPHRAPVLTAKILSTIDVVSQGRLIVGCGVGWMREEFEAIDAPPYEERGAVSNEYIAAFKELWTSDNPTFDGKYCSFSDISFAPKPVQQPHPPIWIGGESPPALRRAAQLGDAWYPICSNPKFPVGTFDQLAEYHARVRANAERVGRDPATLDFAYSVNWYSDAGAQEVDGERRLLTGDPAQVAADINRLESMGINHLMLNFPTDSVDETLAAMDRFVSNVKPLL from the coding sequence ATGGAATTCGGATTTGGAGTGCCTAGCCGCGGGCCCCTGGCATCGCTGGAAAATATCGTCACACTGGCGCAGCAAGGCGAGCAGATGGGCTTCGACATTCTCAGCGTCAGCGACCACATAGTCGTGCCCACGAGCATCGACTCAATCTACCCGTACAATGACACCGGCGAGTTCGTCAGCTCGGCGTCCGGCGAGTATATGGAACAGCTCGTCACCATCAGCTACTTGGCGGGCATCACATCCACCATCAAGTTGCTCACATCGGTCATGGTTTTGCCGCACCGCGCGCCCGTGCTCACGGCGAAGATTCTCTCGACCATCGATGTCGTGTCGCAGGGCAGGCTCATCGTGGGCTGCGGCGTCGGCTGGATGCGCGAGGAGTTCGAGGCGATCGACGCGCCGCCATACGAAGAGCGCGGCGCGGTCAGCAACGAGTACATCGCCGCGTTCAAGGAACTGTGGACAAGCGACAACCCGACATTCGACGGTAAGTATTGCAGCTTCTCCGACATCAGTTTCGCGCCGAAGCCGGTGCAGCAGCCGCACCCGCCCATCTGGATAGGCGGCGAAAGCCCGCCCGCACTGCGCCGCGCAGCCCAGCTCGGCGACGCGTGGTATCCGATATGCAGCAACCCGAAATTCCCGGTCGGCACATTCGACCAACTCGCCGAATACCACGCGCGTGTGCGCGCCAATGCGGAGCGCGTCGGCAGAGACCCGGCGACGCTCGATTTCGCGTACAGCGTGAACTGGTACAGCGATGCCGGCGCGCAGGAAGTTGACGGCGAGCGCCGCCTGCTCACAGGGGACCCGGCGCAGGTCGCCGCCGACATCAACCGCCTAGAAAGTATGGGCATCAACCACCTGATGCTCAACTTCCCCACCGACAGCGTGGACGAGACGCTCGCCGCGATGGATAGGTTCGTCAGCAATGTGAAGCCGCTGCTGTAG
- a CDS encoding cysteine hydrolase, with protein sequence MANVVLVTDMVVGFMEDGHNLYCGDAAREIIPNVQRLIESEQAAGGSVVFICDTHDPDDLEFEMFPVHCVRGTGEPDIIPELSGYEGIHLTKRRYSAFFETNLAGILAELQPERVIVCGVCTDICVMHTVADARNRDYAVYVPLDCVASFDEQAHANALEHMEKILGARLVGAPQ encoded by the coding sequence ATGGCGAATGTTGTGCTCGTAACGGATATGGTCGTCGGCTTTATGGAAGACGGGCATAACCTGTATTGCGGGGACGCCGCGCGCGAAATTATCCCGAATGTGCAACGCCTCATAGAGAGCGAGCAGGCGGCGGGCGGTAGCGTCGTGTTCATATGCGACACGCACGACCCGGACGACCTCGAGTTCGAGATGTTCCCCGTGCATTGCGTTCGCGGCACGGGAGAGCCGGATATCATCCCCGAACTGAGTGGTTACGAAGGCATTCACCTGACCAAGCGCCGCTACAGCGCGTTCTTCGAGACGAACCTCGCGGGCATACTCGCCGAACTTCAGCCGGAACGCGTCATCGTCTGCGGCGTGTGCACCGACATCTGCGTGATGCACACCGTCGCGGATGCGCGCAACCGCGACTACGCCGTGTATGTCCCGCTGGACTGCGTCGCGTCATTCGACGAACAGGCTCACGCCAACGCATTGGAGCACATGGAGAAAATCCTAGGCGCACGGCTGGTAGGTGCCCCGCAGTAA
- a CDS encoding regulatory protein RecX, with protein MNDDSDSSQTRRASASAIRLLALRPRTEFEVLNHLCRKFPRDIAERVVADLRRSSLIDDAEFARLWTESRLRAKPRSAWLIKRELLNKGVKSDHADAAVSECDDSESAHRAAEQYARRLHGADYNTFHRRLYGYLGRRGFSQSVSRSVVSSLWRAREQGAERG; from the coding sequence ATGAACGACGATAGCGACAGTAGCCAGACGAGGCGCGCAAGCGCCTCCGCAATCCGCCTCCTGGCACTCCGACCAAGGACCGAATTTGAGGTCCTTAACCACCTGTGCCGCAAATTTCCCCGCGACATCGCGGAACGGGTCGTTGCCGACTTGCGCCGCAGCTCACTTATCGACGACGCCGAGTTCGCACGCCTCTGGACGGAAAGCAGACTCCGCGCGAAACCACGCAGCGCGTGGCTCATCAAGCGCGAATTGCTGAATAAGGGCGTCAAGAGCGATCACGCCGATGCCGCCGTCAGCGAGTGCGACGACTCCGAAAGCGCCCATCGCGCCGCCGAACAGTACGCTCGCCGGTTGCACGGTGCCGACTACAATACCTTTCACCGCAGACTCTACGGCTATTTGGGCAGGCGCGGCTTTAGCCAATCCGTCAGCCGCAGCGTCGTCTCTAGCCTTTGGCGCGCCCGCGAACAGGGCGCGGAACGGGGGTAA
- a CDS encoding HlyC/CorC family transporter codes for MAEAQLSSIILIGICILLSAFFSSSEAAYLKLERLRLAHLVNTGRPGAKRIASWIESPERLLSTILLGNNLVNVAFTALITVVALDLLGEGREGMATIIATVVGTALLLVFGETIPKTIAVHQSERLAFWYARPLRMLERLFWPIIILMQFITRFTTRILGVEQEARDSISEGELRSLIDIGEEEGVLEPSEAELLQKVFRFGDMQVREVMTPRPEIVGVQRDAKLSEFLSVYGAHSHTRFPVYNESSDDIIGILSAKDVLRTMADNGGLALDATVTDVTREPLFVPETKRTAELFAEMRSNGKQMAIIVDEYGGLAGLVTLKRLSEEVVGAHGEEDAAPEEEYEHIGENTFQVEAAMSIDEANDELDLSLPDGEFDTVAGFILDKLGHIPHEGETLDYEDLKIEVIEMRNLKIETIKITRMNAFESGRLSAARNDAGG; via the coding sequence ATGGCGGAAGCACAGTTATCGAGCATAATTCTGATAGGTATCTGCATCCTGCTATCGGCGTTCTTCTCGTCATCGGAGGCTGCGTATCTAAAACTCGAACGCTTGCGTCTGGCGCATCTGGTCAACACGGGCAGGCCCGGCGCGAAACGCATCGCATCATGGATCGAAAGCCCCGAACGCCTGCTGTCCACGATCCTGCTCGGCAATAACCTCGTTAATGTGGCGTTCACCGCGCTGATAACCGTGGTCGCGCTCGATCTGCTCGGTGAAGGGCGCGAAGGCATGGCGACTATCATCGCCACCGTTGTGGGCACCGCGCTATTGCTCGTGTTTGGCGAAACCATCCCCAAAACCATCGCCGTGCACCAGTCCGAACGCCTCGCATTCTGGTACGCGCGGCCGCTTCGCATGCTAGAAAGGCTATTCTGGCCTATCATCATCCTGATGCAATTCATTACTCGATTCACGACCAGAATACTAGGCGTTGAACAAGAGGCGCGGGATTCCATAAGCGAGGGTGAGTTGCGATCGCTCATCGACATCGGCGAGGAAGAAGGCGTCTTGGAGCCGTCCGAAGCCGAGCTGTTGCAGAAGGTTTTTCGCTTCGGTGATATGCAGGTGCGCGAGGTGATGACGCCGCGTCCGGAGATTGTCGGCGTGCAGCGAGACGCTAAGCTCAGCGAGTTCCTGAGCGTGTACGGCGCGCACTCGCACACTCGCTTCCCCGTGTACAACGAATCCAGCGACGACATCATCGGCATCCTTTCGGCGAAGGACGTGCTGCGCACGATGGCGGACAACGGCGGCTTGGCGCTCGACGCGACTGTTACGGATGTAACGCGCGAGCCGCTGTTCGTGCCGGAAACGAAGCGCACCGCGGAGCTGTTCGCCGAAATGCGCAGCAATGGCAAGCAGATGGCGATCATCGTGGACGAGTACGGCGGCTTGGCTGGCTTGGTTACGCTCAAGCGGCTGTCGGAGGAAGTCGTCGGCGCGCACGGCGAGGAAGATGCGGCGCCTGAAGAAGAGTACGAGCATATCGGCGAAAACACGTTCCAAGTCGAGGCAGCGATGAGCATCGACGAGGCAAACGACGAGCTGGACTTGTCCTTACCGGACGGTGAGTTCGACACGGTGGCGGGCTTCATTCTCGACAAGCTCGGGCACATCCCGCACGAAGGCGAGACGCTGGACTACGAGGATCTGAAGATTGAGGTCATCGAGATGCGCAATCTCAAGATTGAGACCATCAAGATTACGCGCATGAACGCCTTCGAGAGCGGCAGACTGAGCGCGGCAAGGAACGATGCGGGCGGATGA
- a CDS encoding DNA methyltransferase: MVNIAVSTLGLSYSAPEGPGMLTTAKYKDVSWDFRKSDTKEYTHCFHNYPAMMIPQVVRKLLERYGVHDGWLLDPYCGTGTSLVEASIFGMNAVGCDINPLVRLIATAKTTPVSLDKLDGHIEVLQDKLTRFRLDRNGLPSTNIPHILNMDYWFSNDVAKQLSMIREHILSVKDAVARNFLWVAFSETVRECSYTKNGEFKLVRMAPDKLESHNPDVFGTFRGKLARNRDGLAAYIKRRQDVNVLVTDANTANDETPRPPKSFDLVITSPPYGDSPTTVAYGQFSRLSAEWIGLPNPRKVDRLSMGGTRKDGYLPDSPVSPAIEEIRIADRKRARQVELFYFDLRQSIRTVTSVTSDEATVCYVVGNRRVKGVTLPTDEFVAFTFGELGFSHEETVVRNIPNKRMPSVNSPSNVTGKTDTTMREESIVVCQRRE; encoded by the coding sequence ATGGTGAATATCGCCGTGTCAACTCTCGGACTAAGTTATTCAGCGCCAGAAGGACCTGGGATGTTAACCACCGCAAAGTACAAAGACGTATCGTGGGACTTTAGGAAGTCCGACACCAAGGAATACACGCATTGCTTCCACAACTACCCCGCGATGATGATTCCGCAGGTAGTTCGGAAACTCTTGGAACGTTATGGCGTACATGACGGCTGGCTGCTGGATCCCTACTGTGGCACGGGCACATCGCTGGTTGAAGCCTCTATTTTCGGCATGAATGCTGTAGGCTGCGACATCAACCCCCTGGTGCGCTTGATTGCTACAGCCAAGACTACCCCTGTTTCACTGGACAAGTTAGACGGACACATTGAAGTTCTCCAAGATAAGCTCACTCGATTCAGGCTTGACAGGAACGGTCTGCCTTCCACTAACATTCCGCATATCTTGAATATGGATTACTGGTTTTCCAATGATGTCGCCAAGCAGTTGTCGATGATTAGAGAGCACATCCTATCCGTAAAAGACGCAGTTGCCCGTAACTTCCTGTGGGTGGCATTCTCGGAGACGGTGAGGGAGTGTTCATATACTAAGAACGGCGAGTTCAAATTGGTGCGAATGGCGCCTGATAAACTGGAATCCCATAATCCAGATGTATTCGGGACATTTAGAGGCAAGCTGGCGCGCAATAGAGACGGGTTAGCCGCCTATATCAAGCGGCGGCAGGATGTCAATGTGCTAGTCACGGATGCGAATACCGCTAACGACGAGACACCACGCCCGCCTAAATCGTTCGATTTGGTGATTACCTCTCCGCCTTATGGGGATTCGCCGACTACGGTTGCATACGGGCAGTTCTCCCGCCTTTCGGCAGAGTGGATAGGATTGCCCAATCCAAGAAAGGTTGACCGGCTTTCGATGGGTGGCACTCGCAAGGATGGATATCTGCCGGACTCGCCGGTTTCGCCCGCAATAGAAGAAATTCGTATTGCCGACAGAAAGCGGGCGCGTCAGGTCGAGTTGTTTTACTTTGATTTAAGGCAAAGCATCAGAACTGTCACTTCGGTTACATCCGATGAAGCGACGGTGTGCTATGTTGTGGGAAATCGTAGAGTGAAAGGCGTTACCCTACCGACGGACGAGTTTGTCGCGTTCACTTTCGGCGAACTGGGGTTTTCGCATGAGGAAACTGTTGTCAGAAATATACCCAACAAGCGTATGCCTTCGGTGAATAGCCCTTCTAATGTAACCGGCAAGACGGACACGACAATGCGTGAAGAGAGTATAGTAGTATGCCAAAGGAGAGAATGA
- a CDS encoding Uma2 family endonuclease, producing the protein MNMTMQGVAQPTKAAGKYAHIIPLPDPPREPDMQQTMRLLDFGSIVRYHFAHRDDVLVAGEGYLRHDGENDSENFVPDCIVTFGVDPQAIVARNGYVISEVGKPPDFVLEVASRSTGRRDYTVKREGYAAYGVREYWRFDHTGGEFHDAALAGDTLIGNHYEAMEIHHESDGLIWGHSPILGLDICWDKEQIRLRDPSTGAFIPTPEESAAHAKEAEARAEASEAENRLLRERVRMLEDRPS; encoded by the coding sequence ATGAACATGACCATGCAAGGCGTCGCCCAGCCTACAAAGGCTGCAGGCAAGTACGCTCACATAATTCCATTGCCGGATCCGCCGAGAGAGCCTGATATGCAGCAGACAATGCGACTGCTCGATTTCGGAAGCATCGTCCGCTATCACTTCGCGCACCGTGACGATGTGCTTGTGGCGGGCGAAGGCTACTTGCGGCACGATGGCGAGAACGACTCCGAGAACTTCGTACCTGACTGCATAGTAACCTTTGGAGTAGATCCGCAGGCGATCGTGGCGCGCAACGGCTATGTGATAAGCGAAGTGGGCAAGCCGCCCGACTTCGTTCTAGAAGTAGCATCTCGCAGTACAGGCAGGCGCGATTACACGGTGAAGCGTGAGGGATACGCCGCTTATGGAGTGCGCGAGTATTGGCGGTTCGATCACACGGGCGGCGAGTTCCATGACGCGGCGCTCGCAGGCGATACGCTCATCGGCAACCACTACGAAGCGATGGAAATTCACCACGAGTCGGACGGCCTGATTTGGGGGCACAGTCCCATATTGGGGTTGGATATATGCTGGGACAAGGAACAGATACGCTTGCGCGATCCCTCCACCGGCGCTTTCATACCCACGCCCGAAGAATCCGCGGCCCACGCGAAAGAAGCCGAAGCGCGGGCAGAAGCTTCCGAGGCGGAAAATAGACTGTTGCGCGAGCGCGTTAGAATGCTTGAAGACAGACCATCGTAA
- a CDS encoding PIG-L family deacetylase translates to MTGDRLLALPEDWDCMLAVAAHPDDLEYGAASAIARWTSQGKRVTYLMVTRGEAGIDAMTPEVAGPLREQEELDSAAVVGVDTVEFLNYTDGIVEYGLPLRRDLARSIRRHKPDIVLTNNFELRWGGGQFNMADHRAVGLATLDSARDAGNRWIFPELLDEGYEPWNGVRTVLTGGAADSTHAVDVTDFIDKGVESLEKHRVYIDNLGVDFDPDTFLTFNAAATGERFGCDYAVAFEVFQI, encoded by the coding sequence ATGACAGGCGATAGACTGCTTGCGCTACCGGAAGACTGGGACTGCATGCTGGCGGTCGCGGCGCATCCGGACGATTTGGAGTATGGCGCAGCGAGCGCGATAGCCCGTTGGACATCGCAAGGCAAGCGGGTAACCTACCTGATGGTTACGAGAGGCGAGGCGGGCATAGACGCGATGACGCCGGAGGTGGCAGGTCCGCTGCGCGAGCAGGAAGAGCTGGACAGCGCCGCAGTGGTCGGCGTGGACACCGTAGAGTTTCTGAACTACACGGACGGCATAGTCGAGTATGGATTGCCGCTGCGCCGCGACCTCGCGCGTTCCATCCGCAGGCACAAGCCAGACATCGTACTCACCAACAACTTCGAGCTGCGCTGGGGCGGCGGGCAGTTCAACATGGCGGACCATCGCGCCGTCGGTCTGGCGACGCTGGACTCCGCAAGAGACGCAGGCAACCGATGGATATTTCCCGAGCTGCTGGACGAAGGCTACGAGCCTTGGAACGGCGTGCGCACCGTGCTGACGGGCGGCGCGGCAGACTCCACGCATGCCGTCGATGTAACGGACTTCATCGACAAGGGCGTGGAATCGCTGGAAAAGCACCGCGTCTATATTGACAACCTAGGCGTGGACTTCGACCCGGACACCTTCCTAACCTTCAACGCCGCCGCCACCGGCGAACGCTTCGGCTGCGACTACGCCGTAGCCTTCGAAGTGTTTCAGATTTAG
- a CDS encoding nicotinate phosphoribosyltransferase, with amino-acid sequence MTTSNFELAPSLLVGDRTDVQSQRTQTILRTENISPTVTLEFSPTRDGVLCGIGEVRVLLGRVLPETGVEVWALNEGRAMVAGEVALRIKAAYTVIGLYEKTICGMLASSSGWATAARECVDAAGNIPVVCASPAHAHPNVVPLIDYAAVIGGCVAVSSTLGARLAGVTPTGYMQHALPLLLGNTIDALQSYDRHMPLEVPRIAILDTFKDEAEEALNVAHALGNRLRGVNLSTPAERGGVTPGLVKEIRAKLDTNGFQHVDIFVTDGVNKDTIRDFVEQGAPVNGFSVDEAIGGAPPLSFDAEIHEIDGTPTARRGRMPGITPSPRLDRIM; translated from the coding sequence ATGACCACTTCCAATTTTGAACTCGCACCATCCTTGCTGGTTGGCGATCGCACCGATGTGCAGTCGCAGCGGACGCAGACCATCCTGCGCACCGAGAATATCAGCCCGACTGTGACGCTGGAGTTCAGTCCGACGCGCGACGGCGTGCTGTGCGGCATCGGCGAAGTCCGCGTGCTGCTGGGCAGGGTGCTGCCGGAGACCGGGGTTGAAGTCTGGGCGCTTAACGAAGGCCGCGCGATGGTGGCAGGCGAAGTCGCGCTGCGGATCAAAGCCGCGTACACGGTCATCGGGCTGTACGAGAAGACGATATGCGGAATGCTGGCGTCGTCAAGCGGCTGGGCGACCGCCGCCCGCGAGTGCGTGGATGCCGCGGGCAACATCCCCGTCGTCTGCGCATCGCCCGCTCACGCGCATCCCAACGTCGTGCCGCTGATAGACTACGCGGCGGTAATCGGCGGCTGCGTCGCGGTCTCATCCACGCTGGGGGCGCGGCTCGCCGGCGTAACGCCTACCGGCTACATGCAGCACGCCCTGCCGCTGTTGCTCGGCAACACCATCGACGCGCTGCAATCGTATGATCGGCACATGCCGCTGGAAGTCCCCAGAATCGCGATATTAGACACTTTCAAGGACGAGGCGGAAGAGGCGCTCAATGTTGCGCACGCGCTGGGTAATCGGCTGCGCGGTGTGAATCTCAGCACGCCCGCAGAGCGTGGCGGCGTAACGCCCGGCTTGGTGAAGGAGATTCGCGCGAAATTGGACACAAATGGCTTCCAGCATGTGGACATCTTCGTCACGGACGGCGTGAACAAGGATACAATCCGCGATTTCGTGGAGCAGGGAGCGCCCGTGAACGGCTTCAGCGTGGACGAGGCGATAGGCGGCGCGCCACCGCTGAGCTTCGATGCGGAGATTCACGAAATCGATGGCACGCCCACAGCCCGACGCGGCAGAATGCCCGGCATAACCCCCAGCCCCCGCCTAGATCGCATTATGTAG